The following are encoded together in the Lathyrus oleraceus cultivar Zhongwan6 chromosome 3, CAAS_Psat_ZW6_1.0, whole genome shotgun sequence genome:
- the LOC127131515 gene encoding uncharacterized protein LOC127131515: MRPNDLDESFGFLAPATVNLGLILSRPHTVTEYVLRILMDNKDAEKLFFIPFNTGGHWLLLAINPIREIVYYLDSLGNDWTTYPDMKDLIDTVLQAFRAQRDIQTSRRSANRITWIKVACPQQRNQIDCGYFVLRFMRDTLALGRLVIPTDYFEEFKCAFYTKDQIL, translated from the exons atgcgccccaatgatttggacgagtcattcggattcttagcacccgcgaccgtcaacttaggtttaatcttaagtagaccgcataccgtgacggagtatgttcttcggatcctcatggacaataaagatgcggagaagttgttttttataccgtttaataccgg tggacattggttgttgctcgcaatcaatcctatccgagaaattgtgtattatcttgactcgttaggaaatgattggacaacatacccggatatgaaggacctaattgacac cgtcctacaagcttttcgggcccaacgagatatccaaacctcaaggaggagcgccaaccgcattacatggattaaagtggcg tgtcctcaacaacgtaatcaaatagattgcgggtatttcgtgttgaggtttatgcgagatactcttgctttgggccgattagtgattcccaccgat tactttgaggaattcaagtgtgcattttatacaaaggatcaa atactttaa